Genomic window (Nitrospirales bacterium LBB_01):
GGTTGTTTTACTTTTTTATAAATTAGGATAAAAATTAAAAGTAAAATTAGATGGAAAATGGCTGAAAGGATTATATATCGTTTAAACATAGTTTGGCTGCAATTTTCTCAAATCCTCAATCTTAGGAGAAAAGATACCTTTTCAATAATTTTGTTGTTAAAGTTGTAAGTTCTTTTAGTTTCATGTTTTTTTGAGTCCACAGACCGAGTGAGGCCTCTCTTACGTCAGCCCTGTTATGAAGTGATACGAGCTTTTCTGCTGTCTCATCAGTTTTTAAAAAATAATTCTGAAGCGCTCTCATCAGTATAAAGTGTTTTTTATACTTAGACTGCCAGTGCTTTTTATAATTATTGGGTTTATTATGAATTATGGCATCAGCTGCTAATTTTGCCGATTTCATGGCATAGTATATCCCCTCATAGGTCATAGGGAGCACCTGACCTGCGGAATCGCCAACAAAGAAAACCCCGCTTTTGTAATAAATCCCGCCATCCCAGACCGGAATAAAATAGCCGCGTCTTTTGCTGGTTTTTTCAAATCCGCTGTCTTTTATAAAATTATCCAGATACCGGTTTACAGAGGTTGTATCCTTTGTGCCGGTACCAACCGATATGCCGTCACTGTGCGGAAAAACCCATGCGTAAAATTCAGGCGCATACTGTCCTCCAAACTGAAAACGGCACGCTGGTACGCTCCCCCCCTGTATAATCTCATGCGCCGTAAAAACACGCTTAGGAAATGTGCCAGTTACGGCTTTCCGCATGAAGGAGTTCACACCGTCTGCCGCTATTACATATTTTGCCCGTAAAATAGTCTCATTCCCATTGTGACTAATTTTAAGTAAAATAACTCCTTTGTTAAAACTAACTCCGGTTACCTGCCCTGTAATCACTGAGGCTCCTGTACTTTGTG
Coding sequences:
- a CDS encoding geranylgeranyl reductase family protein: MNRYDVHAAIVGGGPAGATAARILGLASVETVLIERNPDNDKPCGGGLISTAFKDFDIPKSLIKHKVHSLEIVSPNGVVQEIDLDGTFLSIINRREFDKTLRLEAQSTGASVITGQVTGVSFNKGVILLKISHNGNETILRAKYVIAADGVNSFMRKAVTGTFPKRVFTAHEIIQGGSVPACRFQFGGQYAPEFYAWVFPHSDGISVGTGTKDTTSVNRYLDNFIKDSGFEKTSKRRGYFIPVWDGGIYYKSGVFFVGDSAGQVLPMTYEGIYYAMKSAKLAADAIIHNKPNNYKKHWQSKYKKHFILMRALQNYFLKTDETAEKLVSLHNRADVREASLGLWTQKNMKLKELTTLTTKLLKRYLFS